GAACTTGGCAAGGTGCACCCCGTGTACGCCACGTACTGGATGACCAAGCACATGGAGCTCGCGGGGCGGAAGATCATCCTGCCGTTCCTCGAGGAGGGCGAGGACGGGATCGGGCACGAGGTCGAGGTGCGCCACCTCGCCTCGGCCCTCCCCGGCATGCGGGTCAAGATCGTGGCCGAACACCTCCGCACCGAAGGGAACCGCGTGTACGCCGCGTGCCGCGCCTACAACGAGCTCGGGGACCTGATCGGCGAGGGGCGGACCACCCAGGTGATCCTGCCCAAGGCGAAGATCCAGGCCGCCTTTGATAAGCTGAGAGCGCGCTGGGAATCGCAGAAAACGGAGGTGAACCGTGGTTAAGTTGGTCGCACTCTACAAGAAACCGGAAGACGTCGAAGCGTTCCTCAAGCACTACCGCGAGGTACACACCCCCCTGGTGAAGAAGACCCCGGGCCTCGAGCGGCTCGAGGTCAGCATGATCAAGGCGGACGCCTTCGGGGGCGAGCCCCCGTACTTCATGATGGCGGAGATGTACTACCGCGACTGGGAGACCTTCAACGCGGCGATGAAGTCCGAGGAGAACAAGGCCGCGGGCAAGGACCTCATGAGCTTCGCCAAGGGGCTCGTCACCCTGTTGGTCGCCGAGGTCGAGGAGTAAGGTTGCGGGTCCGGCGGAGCGCCCACGCGCTCATCGTTCGTGAGGGGAAGCTGCTCGTGGTGCGGGAAGCCATGGGGTACTGGAGCCTGCCGGGCGGCGGGGCGCGGCCCGGCGAACCCCTCCTCGCGGCGCTCGAGCGCGAAGTATGGGAGGAGACGGGGTGCCGCGTGGTGCACCCTAGCCTCCTTGCCCTCGTGGAGCACCCCATGTTCCCGAACACCCCGCACGCCGCGTGGGTGCTCTCCGCCCGCTTCGAGGCCGGGCTCGTGGGCGAGCCGGTCCCGGGCCCGGACGTTCAGAAGCTCGCCTGGGTTCCGCTCGAGACGGCCGCCGCGTGGCTCAGCCAAGGCCATCCGCACCCCGAGGTGTGGGCGCAGGTCGCGGCGTACGCGCGCGGGGAGGGGCGCGGGTACTTCGGCCCGGCGGCCCGGACCTCATGACGGGAGGACGAGATGTACGAGAACCTCATCGTGGAGACGCTCGAGGGCGGCGTGGGGCTCATTCGCATCCACCGGCCCAAGCGCCTCAACGCCCTGAACCAGGCCACCATGGACGAGATCGTCCGCGCAGTACGCGCGTTTGAAGCGGATGACGCGGTGCGCGCGATCGTCCTCACGGGGGACGAGCGGGCGTTCGCCGCGGGCGCGGACGTCACCGAGATGGACGGCGCGAACGTGCCGGAGATGCTCTCCGGGTACCGCTTCGAGCAGTGGGAGACCCTCCGGCGCACCACGAAACCCTTGATCGCCGCGGTCTCGGGGTTCGCGCTCGGGGGCGGGCTCGAGCTCGCGATGCTGTGCGACATCATCGTAGCCTCGGAGACCGCGCGGCTCGGCCAGCCCGAGATCAACCTCGGGATCATGCCGGGGGCGGGCGGCACGCAACGGCTCACGCGGCAGGTGGGCAAGTACCTCGCGATGGAGATGGTCCTCACGGGGCGCATGCTCACCGCGGAGGAGGCGTACCGTCACGGCCTGGTGAACCGGGTCGTCCCGGTCGAGTTCTACCTGGAGGAAGCCATCCAGATCGCGCGGGAGATCGCGAAGAAAGCCCCGGTGGCGGTGCGCCTGGCCAAGGACGCGATCCTCAAGGCAGAGGACACGCCGCTCGAGGTGGGCCTCGCGTACGAGCGCCACAACTTCTACCTGCTCTTCGGCACCGAGGACAAGCAAGAAGGGATCCGCGCTTTCCTCGAGAAGCGCAAGCCCGAATGGAAAGGGAGGTAGGGATGCTAAACGAGACGAAAGCCTTCTTGGACCGGCCTAAGAAGCTCTACATTGGCGGCGAGTGGGTGGACGGCGAGGGCACCTTCCCCACCCATAACCCCGCGACCGGGGAGGTGCTGGCCGAGGTCCCGTACGGCGGTCAGGCCGCAGTGCACCAGGCGGTCGAGGCCGCGCGCGCGGCCTTCCCGGGCTGGAGCCAGCTCCCACCCCTCGAGCGCAGCCGGTGGCTGAACCGGATCGCCGACGCGATCGAGGCGCACGCGGACGAGCTCGCGGAGATCGAAACCCTGGATAACGGCAAGCCCATCCGCGAGTCCCGGCGGGGGGATATTCCCCTCGCGGCGATGCATTTCAGGTACTACGCGGGCCTCGCCCCCACCGTAGGCGGACGGACCGTGCCGGTGAGCGCGCCCGGCGTGTTCAACTACACGCTGCGCGAACCGGTGGGCGTGGTGGGCGCGATCGTCCCCTGGAACTTCCCCCTGCTCATCGCGACCTGGAAGCTCGCCCCCGCCCTCGCCGCGGGGTGCACGGTGGTCCTCAAGCCCGCCGAGGAGACGCCCCTCACCGCGCTGCGCCTCGCGGAGATCCTCGAGGAAATCGGGTTCCCCAAGGGCGTGGTCAACGTCGTGACCGGGGACGGCCAGACCGGCGCGAAGCTCGTCCAGCACCCCGGGGTGGACAAGATCACCTTCACCGGCAGCACCGAGGTCGGCAAGATCATCATGCGCGAGGCCGCGGACCGCATCGCGCGGGTCTCCCTCGAGCTCGGCGGCAAGTCCGCGAACATCGTGTTCGAGGACGCGGACCTCGACGCGGCCGTGAAAGGCGCGGGGATCGGGATCTTCTACAATCAAGGCCAGCTCTGCACCGCGGGGAGCCGCATCCTGGTGCAAAAAAGCGTCCTCGAGCCGTTCCTCGAACGATTCAAGGCACGCGCCGCGAAGGTCAAGCTCGGGCCCGGCCTTGAAAAAGACACCACGATGGGCCCCCTGGTGAGCGCCGAGCACCGCCAACGCGTCCTCTCGTACGTGGAGGCCGGCAAGGCCGAGGGCGGCGAGCTCCTCTTGGGCGGCACCCCCCGCGACCCCGGGTACTTCCTCGAGCCCACCCTCTTCCTCGCAACCCGCACGGACCACAAGATCGTGCAGGAGGAGATCTTCGGTCCGGTCGCGGCGATCATCCCGTTTGAGGACGAGGAGGAGGCCGTCCGGATCGCGAACGATACCCGTTACGGCCTCGCCGGGGGGGTCTGGACACGCGACGTGGCCCGCGCGCACCGGGTCGCGAAACAGATCCGCACCGGCACAATCTGGGTCAACAGCTACAACCTGTTCGACCCGGCCTCGCCGTTCGGGGGGTACAAGGAGTCCGGGTTCGGCCGCGAGATGGGTGAGGAAGCCCTCGAGCTCTACACCGAAGTTAAGTCGGTGTGGGTGAACCTGCGCTAGAGGGGGACGGGATGCTGCAGCAAGCCTTGGAGAACGGGGTGCTCACCCTGACCCTGAACCGGCCCGAGTCCCTGAACGCCTTCACGAGCGAGCTGCTCGACGCGCTGGCCGACGCGCTTAAGGAAGCCGGAAAGAACGAGGCGGTGCGCGCCGTGGTGATCACCGGGGCCGGGCGGGGCTTCTCGGCGGGGCAGGACCTCAAGGAGTTCCAGGGGCGCGAGCCCGCGTTCCGGCAACACCTCCGGCACTACAACCGGGTGATCGAACGCATCGCGACCCTGGATAAACCGGTGATCGCCGCGGTGAACGGCGTCGCGGCCGGGGCGGGCCTGTCCCTCGCGCTGGCCTGCGACCTGCGCGTGGCCTCCAGCGCGGCCGTGTTCATCACGGCGTTTAGCCGGATCGCGCTGGTGCCTGACTCGGGCATGACGTACACCCTGCCGCGAATCGTGGGGTACGCGAAGGCCTACGAGCTCCTCACCCTCTCCCCCAAACTCTCCGCGGAGGAGGCCCTGGCCCTGGGCCTCGTCAACCGGGTCTTCCCCGAGGCGGCGTTCGCCGAAAAGGCCCGGGCGTTCGCGGAGGAGATCGCCCAGGGTCCCACCAAGAGCTACGCCCTCATCAAACGCCTCCTCAAGAAAAGCGCCGCAGCCACGCTGGAGGAGGTCCTCGAGTACGAGGCGTACATGCAGGAACTGACCGGGCGGAGCGAGGATCATAAGGAGGGCGTGCAGGCCTTCCTGGAAAAACGCGCGCCGGAGTTCAAGGGACGCTAGCCGCCCGCACCCCCTCGGGGCCCCGGGGCTCCCGGGGGGGTGTTGTTGGCGCATCCCGGCGAAAGGTGTAAGACTGAACCATGCGGGGAAGGCGTTTCCCCATTGCTTCGCCGGAGGTAACGATGAAACGAGCCGTTATCAGCCTGATCCTCATCGCGGCCGCTTATGCGTTCGCTCAGGAAGCCCCACCCACCCGGGTGGTACCGGTCACGGCCTTGCAGTACGACATCCGGGTCATCTGGCCCGCACCGACCGTGCGTGTCCTCGGCCCGGGCTGCGACGAAACGGCCACCGCCCTACTCAACACCGCCCGGACCCTCGAGCCGCGCCTTCCGGAAGAGGTGAAGGAGTACGCCTGCTACACGATCCAAACCACGTCGCCGGACCAGTACGCGAGCTACGTGCACTTCATCGCCTCGTACACTCGCACCTCCGCCGGGTACACCCTGAGCCTCGAGCGCCCCACGGAGTCCGGGGAGTTGCTCCAGGTGTGGCAAAGCGCTGAAGGGCCGGACCTCTTGTACGTGTACCGCTTCAAGGAAAAAGCCATCGAGCTCGTGGCCGCGCGCGTAGAGCTCGAGTAAGGCAGTCAGGCGTTAGGGCATCCGTCGCCCGCCGGTTCTGGCGGGCTTAGGTTTTTCATGGGCTCGCTGCGCTAAAATAAGGGGGCACCCTCCAGTTCACGGCGTCGCGCAAGCCACGTTCCCTCGTGGTAACCCTCTTGACGTTACGCGCAGCATTTTCTTCCTATTCTGGGCGTGAAGCCCTGGATCGAAAGGAGCCCTCATGAATTACCTCAGATTCACCCGGACGATTTGGCTCGCGCTGTTCGCCCTGCTCCTGAGCGCGCAGGCCCAGCCGCCCCTCAGGGACCTCGCCGCGGTCTACGAGAGCGCGCAGGCCGCGGCCGTGCGCATCGAGACCCGACCCTTCGGGATCGGGTCGGGATTCTTCATCGCGCCGAGCGGTCTCGTCATGACCGCGTACCACGTGGTTCAAGGCGCGGGATCCTTCGAGGTCATCACCAGCGAAGGGGCGCGTTTCGCGGCGGAACTCGTCGGTTTTGATGAGTTTCTGGACCTCGCTGTGCTGCGCGCAGAGGTCGAGCCTCCCGTGCCGTTCCTGCGCATCGCTCGGCGCACCCCTACCCCCGGGGATTTGTTGATCGCGATCGGCAACTCGCGCGGCGATTTCAACGCGGTGCACACCGGCGAGGTCATCCGGTTCTCCAAGAGCCTAAGCGCCTTTCTGCCCACCGGGATGCTCTCCAGCACGCTGAACCTCGCCCCCGGGGACTCCGGAGGGCCGTGGCTCAACGCAGAGGGGCAGGTGGTAGGCGTCACCATCGCGATCAGCCACGACGAGAGCGGGTTCGCGAGCCACGCCACCCCCGTCGCCGCCCGCCAAGAACTCGTGCAGAACCTCATCGCCGGCCTAAAGCGCGAGGTGCCGTTCCTCGGCATCCGGTACTTCGAGCTCAGCCCGGAGGCGGTGGCGGACCTGGGGTTCGGTCGTCCCGGCGCGATCCTCATCATCGAGGTGCTGCCCGGCTCCGGCGCGGAAGCGGCCGGGCTGAAAAACCCGGAGTTCACGGAGGTCCTCACCCCTACCGGCCCCCAGCAGCGCATCGTGCAAGCCGACCTCCTCATCGCGATCGACGGCGTTCCCCTTCAAGGCGCGGAACAACTGGTGCGCCACCTGCGCAGCCGGAAGGTCGGGGACACGGTACGCCTCACGATCCAGCGCGGGGATGCAATCCTCGAGGTCGAGGCCAAGCTCGGCACCCGCTCGAGCGTGCTGAACACCCAGTAACCCCCTCACCCCACGCTGGAGAGCGCCTCGTTGCGCACCTGCTCCAACAAACGCGCTTCTAGGGGCTGGTCCGTCACCGTCCCCAAATCTGGGCGCGGCGCGACCTTCCAGAAGTGCTCGAGCGCCCGCTCCCAGTCCTCGAGCAAGGCGGCGGCGCGGGGGCTTTGCGTCAGATGGTAGTGCCGCTCGATCAAGGCGCGCAGCAACGCCTCGTCCAGCTCGTGCTCGAGGCGCTCGAGGCGCACCATGCTGGGGTTGTAGCGGTCCGGGAAGCGGCCACTTTCATCCAGCACGTACGCGACGCCGCCCGTCATGCCCGCCCCGAAGTTCCGGCCGGTCTCGCCCAGCACGACCACCACGCCGCCGGTCATGTACTCGCACCCGTGGTCGCCGCACCCCTCCACGACCGCGCGGCCGCCGGAGTTCCGCACGCAAAGCCGCTCACCGGCCCGGCCCGCGGCGTACAGGCTGCCTCCGGTCGCGCCGTACATGACGGTGTTGCCCAGGATCACGCTTTCGTGCGGCTGGACCCGGGCGGACTGGGGAGGACGCACGACGATCGTCCCGCCGCCCATCCCCTTGCCCACGTAATCCTGGGCCTCGCCCTCGAGGTAGAGGAACACCCCCCGGGTCAAAAACGCGCCGAAGCTCTGCCCGGCCACGCCTTGGAAGTACGCGCGCACCGTCCCCTCGGGCAACCCTTCGTCCCCGTACAGGCGGGCGATC
This region of Marinithermus hydrothermalis DSM 14884 genomic DNA includes:
- a CDS encoding thioesterase family protein; this encodes MKPIPIGYQAVFETVVTPEMTVDFEELGKVHPVYATYWMTKHMELAGRKIILPFLEEGEDGIGHEVEVRHLASALPGMRVKIVAEHLRTEGNRVYAACRAYNELGDLIGEGRTTQVILPKAKIQAAFDKLRARWESQKTEVNRG
- a CDS encoding EthD family reductase, which encodes MVKLVALYKKPEDVEAFLKHYREVHTPLVKKTPGLERLEVSMIKADAFGGEPPYFMMAEMYYRDWETFNAAMKSEENKAAGKDLMSFAKGLVTLLVAEVEE
- a CDS encoding NUDIX hydrolase, whose translation is MRVRRSAHALIVREGKLLVVREAMGYWSLPGGGARPGEPLLAALEREVWEETGCRVVHPSLLALVEHPMFPNTPHAAWVLSARFEAGLVGEPVPGPDVQKLAWVPLETAAAWLSQGHPHPEVWAQVAAYARGEGRGYFGPAARTS
- a CDS encoding enoyl-CoA hydratase-related protein, whose amino-acid sequence is MYENLIVETLEGGVGLIRIHRPKRLNALNQATMDEIVRAVRAFEADDAVRAIVLTGDERAFAAGADVTEMDGANVPEMLSGYRFEQWETLRRTTKPLIAAVSGFALGGGLELAMLCDIIVASETARLGQPEINLGIMPGAGGTQRLTRQVGKYLAMEMVLTGRMLTAEEAYRHGLVNRVVPVEFYLEEAIQIAREIAKKAPVAVRLAKDAILKAEDTPLEVGLAYERHNFYLLFGTEDKQEGIRAFLEKRKPEWKGR
- a CDS encoding aldehyde dehydrogenase family protein, giving the protein MLNETKAFLDRPKKLYIGGEWVDGEGTFPTHNPATGEVLAEVPYGGQAAVHQAVEAARAAFPGWSQLPPLERSRWLNRIADAIEAHADELAEIETLDNGKPIRESRRGDIPLAAMHFRYYAGLAPTVGGRTVPVSAPGVFNYTLREPVGVVGAIVPWNFPLLIATWKLAPALAAGCTVVLKPAEETPLTALRLAEILEEIGFPKGVVNVVTGDGQTGAKLVQHPGVDKITFTGSTEVGKIIMREAADRIARVSLELGGKSANIVFEDADLDAAVKGAGIGIFYNQGQLCTAGSRILVQKSVLEPFLERFKARAAKVKLGPGLEKDTTMGPLVSAEHRQRVLSYVEAGKAEGGELLLGGTPRDPGYFLEPTLFLATRTDHKIVQEEIFGPVAAIIPFEDEEEAVRIANDTRYGLAGGVWTRDVARAHRVAKQIRTGTIWVNSYNLFDPASPFGGYKESGFGREMGEEALELYTEVKSVWVNLR
- a CDS encoding enoyl-CoA hydratase; translated protein: MLQQALENGVLTLTLNRPESLNAFTSELLDALADALKEAGKNEAVRAVVITGAGRGFSAGQDLKEFQGREPAFRQHLRHYNRVIERIATLDKPVIAAVNGVAAGAGLSLALACDLRVASSAAVFITAFSRIALVPDSGMTYTLPRIVGYAKAYELLTLSPKLSAEEALALGLVNRVFPEAAFAEKARAFAEEIAQGPTKSYALIKRLLKKSAAATLEEVLEYEAYMQELTGRSEDHKEGVQAFLEKRAPEFKGR
- a CDS encoding S1C family serine protease gives rise to the protein MNYLRFTRTIWLALFALLLSAQAQPPLRDLAAVYESAQAAAVRIETRPFGIGSGFFIAPSGLVMTAYHVVQGAGSFEVITSEGARFAAELVGFDEFLDLAVLRAEVEPPVPFLRIARRTPTPGDLLIAIGNSRGDFNAVHTGEVIRFSKSLSAFLPTGMLSSTLNLAPGDSGGPWLNAEGQVVGVTIAISHDESGFASHATPVAARQELVQNLIAGLKREVPFLGIRYFELSPEAVADLGFGRPGAILIIEVLPGSGAEAAGLKNPEFTEVLTPTGPQQRIVQADLLIAIDGVPLQGAEQLVRHLRSRKVGDTVRLTIQRGDAILEVEAKLGTRSSVLNTQ